Proteins encoded by one window of Salvia splendens isolate huo1 chromosome 7, SspV2, whole genome shotgun sequence:
- the LOC121810384 gene encoding uncharacterized protein LOC121810384, with product MLNVQPNLEEHKEQRCNIFHMKCKVKSKTCLVIIDGGSCTNVVCDRLVAKLGLKVLKHPNPYKLQWLGDSGELRVKAQCKVPLKIGEVEEEILCDIIPMTACHVLLGRPWEFDRRAYKNGFTNEYFYMLNGLKVRLKPLLPSAVFEASQHLQKERERDREKRLVEECELKKPSESGGGERKIKVPKGEHPQTRGGKECLIASKTDLGWALNNHLSVLLVVRKDLCLATNLDPYPLIVQSVLQEFEDVFPEELPSELPPMRGIEHQIVLLPGSSLPNRAAYKANPKETQELQRQVEELLAKGLIR from the coding sequence ATGCTCAATGTACAACCCAACCTTGAGGAGCATAAGGAGCAAAGGTGCAACATCTTTCATATGAAGTGTAAGGTGAAGTCCAAGACGTGCTTGGTCATTATAGATGGAGGGAGTTGTACAAATGTGGTGTGTGACCGGTTGGTGGCCAAGTTGGGATTGAAGGTACTTAAACACCCAAACCCCTACAAATTGCAATGGTTAGGGGACTCCGGAGAGTTGAGGGTGAAGGCTCAATGCAAAGTTCCATTGAAGATTGGGGAAGTTGAGGAAGAAATCCTATGTGATATCATTCCTATGACGGCATGTCATGTTTTGCTAGGGAGGCCATGGGAGTTTGATAGAAGGGCCTACAAAAATGGCTTCACGAATGAGTATTTCTACATGCTCAACGGGTTGAAGGTTCGTTTGAAGCCATTGCTACCTAGTGCCGTGTTTGAGGCTAGCCAACATctacaaaaggaaagagagagagatagggaaaAAAGGCTAGTAGAAGAATGTGAGCTAAAAAAGCCAAGTGAGAGTGGGggtggtgagagaaaaataaaagtgCCCAAAGGAGAGCACCCACAAACAAGAGGGGGAAAGGAATGTTTGATAGCTAGTAAAACCGACCTTGGGTGGGCACTAAACAATCACCTCTCCGTTCTCCTCGTGGTCCGTAAGGATTTGTGCTTAGCTACTAACCTTGACCCGTATCCTTTGATTGTCCAAAGTGTGTTGCAGGAATTTGAAGATGTATTCCCGGAGGAACTCCCGAGTGAACTCCCTCCCATGAGGGGGATCGAGCATCAAATTGTCCTTTTGCCGGGATCATCACTCCCAAACCGGGCCGCATACAAGGCGAACCCCAAGGAGACACAAGAGCTACAAAGGCAAGTCGAGGAACTCCTTGCCAAAGGTCTAATTCGTTAA
- the LOC121741954 gene encoding serine/threonine-protein kinase SRK2I-like, which produces MDRSGMPPGPGMDMPIMHDSDRYDFVKDIGSGNFGIARLMRDKQTNELVAVKYIERGDKIDENVQREIINHRSLRHPNIVRFREVILTPIHLAIVMEYASGGELFERISNKGRFSEDEARFFFQQLISGVSYCHSMQICHRDLKLENTLLDGSPAPRLKICDFGYSKSALLHSQPKSTVGTPAYIAPEVLHRKEYDGKIADVWSCGVTLYVMLVGTYPFEDPENPKDYRKTIQRVINVQYSIPEHVNISAECLHLISRIFVGDPAQRITIPEIKNHVWFLKNLPADLMDDTTMGDQFEEPEQPMQSLETIMQIISEATIPPAGLYNLDMMDDDLEDLDSDPDLDLDSSGEVIYAM; this is translated from the exons ATGGATCGGTCAGGAATGCCACCGGGCCCCGGTATGGATATGCCGATCATGCACGATAGTGATCGCTATGACTTCGTCAAAGATATCGGCTCCGGTAACTTCGGCATCGCCCGATTGATGAGGGATAAGCAGACCAATGAGCTCGTTGCGGTTAAGTATATTGAGCGAGGCGATAAG ATAGATGAGAATGTTCAGAGAGAAATTATCAATCACAGATCTTTGAGGCACCCAAACATTGTCAGATTTCGAGAG GTGATTCTAACACCCATCCATCTTGCTATTGTGATGGAATATGCATCTGGTGGAGAATTATTTGAGCGCATATCTAATAAAGGACGATTCAGTGAGGATGAG GCTCGTTtcttctttcaacaacttatatCTGGAGTGAGCTACTGTCATTCAATG CAAATATGTCATCGAGACTTGAAGCTGGAAAACACACTGTTGGATGGGAGCCCGGCTCCTAGGCTGAAGATATGTGATTTTGGGTATTCCAAG TCTGCTTTGCTGCATTCACAACCAAAATCTACAGTGGGTACTCCTGCATATATTGCTCCTGAGGTGCTACACAGAAAAGAATATGATGGCAAG ATTGCAGATGTGTGGTCCTGTGGAGTGACATTGTATGTTATGCTGGTTGGTACCTATCCGTTTGAAGATCCTGAAAACCCAAAGGACTACCGTAAGACAATTCAGAGAGTCATAAATGTTCAGTATTCTATTCCAGAGCATGTCAATATATCTGCGGAATGTCTGCATCTGATTTCGAGGATCTTTGTGGGTGATCCTGCTCAA CGCATCACCATACCTGAGATCAAGAACCATGTGTGGTTTCTGAAGAACCTCCCAGCAGATCTGATGGACGATACGACAATGGGCGACCAATTTGAAGAGCCGGAGCAGCCTATGCAGAGCCTTGAAACCATCATGCAGATAATCTCGGAGGCTACCATACCTCCAGCAGGTTTGTACAACCTGGACATGATGGACGATGACTTGGAAGACCTAGACTCTGATCCTGATCTTGATCTTGACAGCAGTGGGGAGGTCATTTATGCAATGTGA